A genomic region of Phoenix dactylifera cultivar Barhee BC4 unplaced genomic scaffold, palm_55x_up_171113_PBpolish2nd_filt_p 000407F, whole genome shotgun sequence contains the following coding sequences:
- the LOC103720189 gene encoding UDP-glycosyltransferase 85A5-like, translating to MASPRPHAVVIPFPAQGHVTPLLHLAKVLHSRGFHITYINTIYNHQRLLRSRGADSLNGSRDFHFEAIPDGLPPPENDDVTQNIPELCISTRENCLAPFRDLVMKISMSMDAPPISCFIADGVMSFTLEVAKEMGIPELLFWTTSACGLMGYLHFFELVERGCTPLKGTCSPLC from the coding sequence atgGCTTCTCCAAGGCCCCATGCAGTTGTCATTCCATTCCCAGCCCAAGGCCACGTAACTCCCCTGCTTCATCTCGCCAAGGTCCTTCATTCTAGAGGTTTTCACATCACCTATATCAATACCATATACAACCATCAACGCTTGTTAAGGTCTCGAGGCGCAGATTCTTTGAATGGTTCGAGAGATTTCCATTTCGAGGCCATTCCAGATGGTTTGCCTCCACCCGAAAATGATGACGTGACGCAGAACATCCCAGAACTTTGTATCTCAACCAGGGAGAATTGCTTGGCTCCATTTCGAGACCTTGTGATGAAGATTAGTATGTCTATGGATGCACCTCCCATTAGTTGTTTCATAGCTGATGGAGTCATGAGCTTTACACTAGAGGTTGCAAAGGAGATGGGTATTCCGGAGCTTCTCTTCTGGACCACAAGTGCTTGTGGCCTCATGGGCTACCTCCACTTCTTCGAGCTTGTTGAAAGAGGCTGCACGCCTCTCAAAGGTACCTGCTCACCTCTGTGCTGA